Below is a window of Humulus lupulus chromosome 2, drHumLupu1.1, whole genome shotgun sequence DNA.
catgtgggtccacatttcttgataatggcattttggtaatttggcccgttgagggcataattgtatattttcatgcatgttggtgaattattaatgaggccacattataatgtggatttgttcaagctactcggcatgagacgatcttttaatgtaagttagcggtttggtcataacggggttaatttcggggctcggggtgagtctcggggtaatttggtgattagatcattgccggaaattaaagggtaatgggatatgatttattaatatttgagaatattggaaataacgggaattagagagcgttaattatgattaacaagataggcgagaaaggatagttttacccttggtagccttaagaAGAAATAACTTAACCTAGGGGCAATATTGTCTTTTGACCAAGGATATATGTGAACCatagaaagctgtagaaacttgCAAAAACAGAGTACGTTTCCTTCTTCTCCCGAtcagtttttcttcttctttttctttggaattttttagctccatttgaggaatcaagctagggaagtgagccttgagggtctagggttgtgttccaccattgaagagggttccatgttgagtttgaggtaagattctaaccatagaaactctggttttatactctgttttcatttggttttcagcttgaattttagattggatagttgggaattgatgggagtttttggcaaagattgattgggttatgatgcctaggacttgcaTGTTTGGTTTTTGGGTTCTTTTGTCAGGTTGGATGGAGTTTGGAATCAAGTTTTGAAGGTTGGAAAGTTgagaaatcgaaggaggaaaaaccagggctgatcAGCCTGCttctagcgctacagtgcccaagggagggcgctacagcgctgtctAGGGCCATTCAACTCTGcttgtagcgcctaggcgctagggggcagcgctaccctatttttctagggtcctattttgggcacttttgagggtttttggctcggggtttcaattcctaagacTCGGAATCGAATCTACTAGCTGTttgggtacgattcgaggtcccgggagtgaggtttaggtcaagtaccttttattgttgattttcattgatggaagttatatttggttatgactaggtgaccgctaaggaatcaaaggattgatcgttcataagggtcattcttttattatttctcgctccaaccagtggtaagaaaactgcaccccatatgtgacatgcctggttattaatgaagcatgttgagttctCTATATGTgggcattgattgcatattaaatgcttagcaatcttgcttatctgttaatagcactgacctatgagtcaggaatccaaaatggtgtcagtattaactacgaagctgtgacttattagtcaagttcggtagtagtactgagcactggtcgtatggtgttggcttatgagtcaagaagggtattagcgtgtttaacgcaagctgaaagattagatctaatcgacataagcattatcgtcataagcatgaaatgcttgatcgaccataagttcgatgaaaacaaaagcgcttgtctagtctaaaggctagttacttagagccaaggccagaaggcccaggtgactgcatcgtcacatggctatgagtGCGGAGCCAAAGTTCGTGACTTACgcattagtcacttatcttattcaagtttgtgactccatagtcactcatctagtttaagttcgtgacttactcatcagtcaccatctgattagggctacatgccccaacatgattattagaatctcaatattatctgattaaggctgcaagccccagcatggttactagaatcttgaagtgatattcacttatctgtttagggctataagcccagtatgattatcataatcatcaattgatattgtatacatgcagtaatgagttttcttgttgagccttggctcacgggggctatgtggtgcaggtaaagggaaagaaaagctcacccaggcttgagtggagagcttaggtggcaatgtgtacacaTGTGGTCGCttaaccaccacagccaaggagtttctcaggggaactaggggttaaccctatttttgccgcttaggtcgacgggttgtaacTCTTGCACTGTAATGactgttttgaattgtaaataattttgtaaacacttttatgggctcatgtacaattttatggtttaaataaaatatatcttttcctttttatcgagatttttcaccttagcctattaatgacacctagatgcacatttataaccaaatgactcggttagcgagttaagcacggtttaaagctaacagtaacggtcttggagtaaccagggcgttacaaaaactttacaaaagtcaagttttttgaaactttaccttagggaactcttcctagaccaatgcttaagcttccaagctttcttagtgttATTGATGGTTTAAaagggagagaaaacttgagagagaattttttaacaagatgagagtgatttgTGAGAGGGGGTCggttttttttggggggggggggggggggggttggaagagtttagactactctaaaatatctaaaacactttAGTGTTTTTACTATGACCACTTGATGCCATTGACCCTAATTTAAACGGGGATTAAAACTAAAACAATTTGGTCCGCCCAATTTATTTccttcacatggccggccactatttattttatttatgttattattatattataatggttaataaatatttcttaagaagaaaaatccaaaatgactttttgtaacctttttcactcatataaagtttttttttaaaagaaaaacttaacacataataattaaattaaatgtctctcacatttaatttaattaatcacacaataaaatttaacctaaggtccattcatggaataaaattccccaattcagtaaaattaagcattttaacacaaaatgccctaaactttccatttcctcttccatttattatttttgaccaaaattttatttttatgaatgtattttatgcccaaaatatatttttcatagtttttcattttattttccgagatttttacccgattagggttgttgtgtcggtccaagaccgaaagtcttatcttgacttttaatcacaaaattcataatttggctagcaataactcatggaaataaattccaaacaatataatattatttaaaataatattcttaacttgggGAAAAAAAATCCCGACCCAAGTCATTTAAAGGTACCTGAAACGGAGGGCGTTACATTTTCTACCTCAATCtgcctcgatagaactcgattaGGCTCGACCCAAAATTTTCACTAGTATTAAAAGACACAACTAAAATCACAAAAACCTGTCTGCCTCGATAAAAATTGATAGGACAAACAAATTGCATTGATGGGCCTTGACAACAACATATAAGGACCCTCAAAATGTTAAGATAAATCTGCCTTGATAGGCCTCGACGAAGCTCGACAAGCCTCGATGGGGCCAAATCAAGCTATGAACACGATggcctcgatgggcctcgatgcTACCTCAACGAGCCTTGATGGGGCCAAATCAAGCTATGAACATAGTGGTATCGATGGGTCTCGATGCTACCTCGATAGGGCCACATCAAGCTATAAACATAGCGGCCTCAATGGGCCTCAATGCTACCTCGACAAACCTTGATATACATCATCAAGTCGTGAACATAGCGACCTTGATGGGCCTCGATGGTACCTTGATAGACATCGAGGCCCCATTGAGGTGTGTCGAGGAAAAAATTGCTAAGTTTTTTTCATTTAGATCAAAACCAACAAATAACAACAGAAGAACCTGAATGAAATAACAACAATATCCTAGTGACATCAATTTGTACACCAGAAGTTTGCATAACATGATAATGTGATGATAGAAAAATAATTAAGTAGTCAACAACACATTGATAGGACTATGTTTAAAGCCTAGcattacatgacttcctattgtgcccatTACCACCACATTTGCTACACTTACATGGTTGGACGACCTTTTCCCCGTAGAAGGATAGTAGTTGTTCTTCGGCCTACCCAATTTCTGTAGGAAATACTatttgcaggatctttatttattttcatgcaatttacatattatcaaacaaacatgcaaattcctagaacatgctcctatgaaattgatacaaatacagagtcaagtaaaaacttacattatgcagcggaactagaacaactccatcattcaatctctctaacccttgattcctttctgtagcagagtattatcaagagattgaacaatatcagcaacacagtcttcctcgccaagcctttgatcaacctagaactagtgtgggctggttctcaacacatgagatagagatcttgaagagaagaagaagagagagtggccaagaaaggttagactgtctaggttttcacttaccaatcaactgaagctcacttccttatgaaaaccctagatatcatattccttatataggcaacttaatgggctttatttaaatttaaattaattaaaaataataaacaaaaataaaagccttgggctgccataaatggacttgggcccaatctctttgtttttaatttaatcccaattgggcctaaattcaaaacttttattttttttaattaattaattaaatcttaattcaaattaactaattataatttgaaacttgatttaatattatttatttatattgacacaaatttatcaatattaataaatttatccaaagattctcttttattctctaaaatcttatatctctgtaaattttctaaaattgacctagtcaactttaaaaatcctaattgataattaaatcaattaattgagacattctagatgatttactcaaaggtgatgcagggaccatggatccatgaaatcaagcttcaataagttaccgtgaatttatttacgaataatttcactaccttattaattcctcgtgactccactatagactcggaattgaactcttgaattcatagaacgtattttcaaaaccataaatatgttatccattgttataaccattacagtcagtcaatcctctatcgatgacttactaacaagatggatgcaaattactgttttacccctcatcagtattttatccttaactcccactaagttccttataaatgatatttctgtgaacttgagatctcaatcatttaaccttttgaacaaagcaattaaggaaatcatattttcacttctcatacagaagttatagatttcatatgtatgaataatactcccactcaattacactactaaatctccaagatgtaagtatggactagaccgtagggtaagctgataacgaacaagtcaaaagatttaaataatataattagcagaatattatcactcagaattaagaacgacttaacatatggtcaacgttgtgacattgattagattcgataacaacaatACTTTAATCAATATctgtcctagtccgatgtaactaaatacattcgatcttatctacttggtcgatgccttggagaagacatcacaccccgaatgtgtaagtagatcatattgtagatttccTAATAAGTGAAAATCCAAGGCACTagtctaatcttaggactcgttcttttgaacatataattacgactataatccattgtgacctagtcactataattgtaactatccatatgttcgggactttataaatgtttgtattatttcaataatcatgtaataaaacaagcaagcaacacggttgtcaaactaaatgatttctactacttttattgataatatgaaatcgtgctgcatgtccaacatggttttataagggcataaaacccaacaatttCTTCTTCTTCGGCCTTCCTACAGGATTTTTCTCAACAGGGACGCCGACAAccatatctctgatgtgatcagggatcACCCATTCATCCTCGTTACCAACAGGGTAAATAGTTCCCTTATAAGTTTCCCTCCCCAACTCGATTCtgtagtaaggggaacacaatgagtagaTGCTTATGCTCTTTTTTCTAGCTGCAGCAAATGCATGGACACACGGTATCCTAGTGGTTTGGAACATGCAGCaggagcatgattttgtggccaagttcacctcaccatcaccatcaccatcaaccacaagaaattcatgatgaccaaggacttgggcATCTAGGAAATTTTCTTTCAGACTCATTTGCTTCAAATCTGCCTCCATCAGGGGTGCTAACACacttgttgcttttgctgctttTTCACGTCTTTCAGCAAACCACGTCTGTAGAGTGAATcgtatgaattcaagaaaagtggcaactggaaagctccttgcctccttggttttattgttaaagctttctgcgtagttGCTCGTCATGACATTGTATCAATTTCCAGGAAAATAAGCACGAGTCCACCTTTCAAAACCAATTCCCtcaagatattgagcaatgggaggatcaattaccttaatcttttcaaagaacttgtgaaattctgtCTTTCGATGCGCATACACTACACACCCCATGATGTATTGATAGTGGTCGGTTTTGAATTTTTCCACCACATTCATACAGATGTGATGGTAACAAGCACCGTGGTAGGCATCTGAGAACACAACCTCCAAAGCATGAGTAATGCTTGCATGCCTGTCCGATACAAATGCTAGGTTTTCAACATCCCCTATGGCTTCCtgcaattttctcatgaaataagtccaagagttatggtccTCGCTGCCCACCAGTCCGAACACAATTCGAAACAAATGGTTGTTCGCGTCCAATGCAACAACACAGAGCATGTGACCACCATACTTGTTCTTCAAGAATGTGTCGTCCACACAAATGACAGGATGACAATACCAGAATCCCCTCCTAGAAACACCAATGGAAAATAAGaaatacaagaaacgaccatcttctgcttTAAAATCAGAAATTGTACCTAGATTCTtctgctccaactgacacaggtatccaagtaacttggagtatgaatcCTCACATGTGCCTCTAACATACATAAAtgccttttctctgcatctccatgcCTTCTCATATCTTATTTCGACCCCAAAATGATGTTTCATGTCCTCCCTTTtattgtttgccatgtaccgagtacaatcagtagcaaatttcctcttggtTAGGTGGCCAACAACCCATGGTGCTACTTGATGGTGGTCCTTCTCTTggatttcttgtgagcaagtgtgtacatCATTGTAGACCGTAATCTCAAACATTTCAGACTGcatttttttctttccccttaatctccaaccacaatAAGGATCCTTGTAGGTTATGTACAACACATTAGTACCCGATTTATTCACCATAAAcacaaaattattcttcatcacaaCGATGGTCgccttggttttcaattcaagcttgttctgaaagaacatgccaaggtgcaattctcctggaGATGTGCCAGTTGAGGAAGGAtgatttttgtaacgccctgggtagccaagaccgttacactgtgtgtttataaaggtgaaagacttgctaatcaagtcatttaactcgaaacgtgtcactaaaactacaatagaactagggttaaaagattttggtctcaaaagcttcatttcatATAAACAAACATTCTTTTTTATATGGGATCCAAAAATTAGTAAAGTTAAAGACCGTTtgaaaagattcaagatttaaatatagttgctagccactctaaggcaaaacagacaaataggcttttctcATCCAGTTCCATTCCTCGGCcttggcggccgatcagctggttatgtacatttGGCCCCAAAgttctccatctcaggactggtccaacttgcctttgcctttacctgcaccatgtagcacccgtgagccaaggcctagcaagaaaacacaataacatagcATAACCATTAAgcaaacaatcagataactcatacagtataaacatgtactcaacagtctaagcattcatgttattcaagtattcaacataccaagtatatcacttcatatcaataatcaattcacatatgatagccagggttaacgcccttaggccgtaccctctatttatcccactgactccggcccgcttaaaccaagctcagggaatattaagctgtcctcagctaccagtggccgagccgcgccttgtgcgcaagtattgttaacggcacccttaggccgtttatgacatcatacaaatatagggagctcttagtcccatcacagacacataaccgggtgcaattatcttacctttagattcgctagctttgttcaatttgatcctcaagcacgatcccgcctgagccctagcgtacacctagtcacagccatagatcagaatcatcaccaaacctcaaatccaaaacctagcctcaggaccaatcccgagccctcgggaagccctaattccaccaaacggggtggtggaatcaaacctcaagcccccgggcaaaaaccctaagaaataacctaaaaacccctttctagaaacagggtagcgctacagcgccttaaggagagcgctatagcgctacaaacagagccaaaaggctctggaactttaggacctagcgctgtagcgctagtcacagcacagcccagcacagctttttctccttcgaattttcccgagccaaaccttctcaaaactcaaccaaacttcaaaacaagcctcccaacatcctcaactcatcccatacgTCCCAACCAtgcaaaactcaatcacatgttccccaaatcaaggaaatcaccatagctgaacctaaagctcagaaactcaataaaaacaacaattgaaaccacataattcaagtgaccaagatcAGAGCTTCTTACCTTAAATGGAGGATttcaaccttaggctatcctccacactagcttaACCTTCACCTCCTTAAAGCTTCAGCCTTAACTCCCTTgaattccccatcaaaactcagctcaaaatccataacAATACTAAGAACTAGAAGTGAGttacaacctcaaaaccttacctcaaatgatgagtatcccctgccaattcctcaagccaaaccagggatcctagcctcaagctcttgcCCAAACTCTCTCTAAGTTTTagctccaagaaacctcaagaaTTGGTGATGAGAAGCCTAAACCGTTGAGAGAAACCCCTGCTTTtcccttccttcttttctctttcttttctttcttcagacCTCTACTGCCTTCTACACATTTCACCAAGGTATAAAGTCtagtaatacttatcccttataagacaaatgaccaattttccctccccttTATAACTAAGGTTTTAAAcctcctaggggcattttggtcattacatcCAATTCGCGCCAATTCCCCGAAtgcctctaatatttaccgcttacttcccgacacctaactaatcactaaTTACATTCCtaaatatcaaaataaactctaatatattctctaaattctcataaatacccccaggctcgacccgagccgggtataaatccccgtcgtggctttttcgctaaatcgctcactaggatcgtctcgagtcacagattacaattatatccacataataatgtggtctcgactacttatcacaaatatatacagttatgccctcaacgggccaaaattacgattatgccattctaacctaatcagagcctatttgcatactaatacacatagtcatgcatcacagatattcaaatagtcatataacatgcttttaaatcatttaatcacatataatccaattatgccctcccggaaaactaatcaatgcccttaagccttattagaaaatttgggtcgttacaactatcccctcctaatgagaatttcgtcctcaaaatttacctgaacaactcgggatactgatcccgcatcgctgtctcaagctcccaggtcgcctcctcgaccctactattcctccacaatactttaacaagaggaatcgtctaaTTCCGTAGTaccttgtccttccgatccaagatctgaaccggtttcTCTTCATAGGCTAgatctgtctgcaactccaagtcctcatacctcaatacatg
It encodes the following:
- the LOC133814721 gene encoding uncharacterized protein LOC133814721 encodes the protein MVNKSGTNVLYITYKDPYCGWRLRGKKKMQSEMFEITVYNDVHTCSQEIQEKDHHQVAPWVVGHLTKRKFATDCTRYMANNKREDMKHHFGVEIRYEKAWRCREKAFMYVRGTCEDSYSKLLGYLCQLEQKNLGTISDFKAEDGRFLYFLFSIGVSRRGFWYCHPVICVDDTFLKNKYGGHMLCVVALDANNHLFRIVFGLVGSEDHNSWTYFMRKLQEAIGDVENLAFVSDRHASITHALEVVFSDAYHGRLGGEVQGVEWKSSSRDFPFVFGLIAMAAIAFLLFIHFGFVSVGFLFLMSGPSDWLMSRSVCDSHVDSVIRLSYSFSEEDFSSHLQSFAEMVDTTELQ